In Oxalobacteraceae bacterium OTU3CINTB1, the sequence TTTTTCTACACCCTGGCCGTTACACACATCACCATTGCCAGCGTTACCATCTATCTGCACCGCCACCAGGCGCACCGCGCGCTCGAGTTGCACGCGATTCCAAGCCACTTCTTCCGTTTCTGGCTGTGGCTGACCACTGGCCAGGTTACCAAGGAATGGGCGGCGATCCACCGCAAGCACCACGCCAAATGCGACACCGAGGAAGATCCGCACAGCCCGGTCACCCGTGGCATCAAGAAAGTGTTCTGGGAAGGCGCCGAACTGTATCGCGCCGAATCGAAGAACATGGAAACCATGGAAAAGTATGGCCATGGCACGCCGACCGACTGGATGGAGCGCAACGTGTACACCCGCTACAGCTGGGCTGGTGTGGTGGCGCTGCTGTTCATCAACTTCGCACTGTTCGGTGTCATCGGTATTTCCGTGTGGGCCGTGCAGATGATGTGGATCCCCGTGACCGCCGCCGGCATCATCAACGGCATCGGTCACTACTGGGGCTACCGCAACTACGACTGCTCGGACGCGGCCACCAACATCATCCCGTTCGGCATCCTGATCGGCGGCGAGGAATTGCACAACAATCACCACACGTTCGCGACGTCGGCCAAGCTGTCGTCGAAATGGTACGAGTTCGACATTGGCTGGGCGTACATCCGCGCGCTGGAAATCATGGGTCTGGCCAAGGTCAAGAAACTTGCCCCGGAGCCGAAGTTTGCCAAAGGCAAAGTGGAAGCCGACTT encodes:
- a CDS encoding fatty acid desaturase gives rise to the protein MSFSLNAVLDFLSNGVTRFSAWEVFFYTLAVTHITIASVTIYLHRHQAHRALELHAIPSHFFRFWLWLTTGQVTKEWAAIHRKHHAKCDTEEDPHSPVTRGIKKVFWEGAELYRAESKNMETMEKYGHGTPTDWMERNVYTRYSWAGVVALLFINFALFGVIGISVWAVQMMWIPVTAAGIINGIGHYWGYRNYDCSDAATNIIPFGILIGGEELHNNHHTFATSAKLSSKWYEFDIGWAYIRALEIMGLAKVKKLAPEPKFAKGKVEADFDTLQSVIANRYDVMAKYAKSIKAAWHEEVEHLKTKAELESRFLKSSRKLLQREPGKLEAPQQQQLVELFQHSKALETMHNMRVELGVIWERSHFTRDQLLHKLQDWCNRAEASGIKSLQEFSFRLRSYA